From a single Miscanthus floridulus cultivar M001 chromosome 8, ASM1932011v1, whole genome shotgun sequence genomic region:
- the LOC136471159 gene encoding uncharacterized protein — MTSSPELPRCDTETLLSLGRPAPAPPRCHATGELKQKQKQAAATRCCCCGGGGRTATELQAMAILRVARRAAAEEEGASVDGGAAGLSMRRSMEWFLQRRREVRRQRGAAAASPSSSSSSCLTDSSRI; from the exons ATGACGTCGTCGCCCGAGCTGCCGCGCTGCGACACGGAGACGTTGCTGAGCCTCGGCCGCCCCGCCCCCGCGCCGCCCCGGTGCCACGCGACGGGCGAGCtgaagcagaagcagaagcaggCGGCCGccacgcgctgctgctgctgcggcggcggcggccgcactGCCACGGAGCTCCAG GCGATGGCGATCCTGCGTGTGGCGAGGcgagcggcggcggaggaggaaggGGCGTCGGTTGACGGCGGCGCGGCGGGCCTGTCGATGAGGAGGTCGATGGAGTGGTTCCTGCAGCGGCGGCGGGAGGTGAGGCGCCAGCGcggggccgccgccgcctcgccttcgtcgtcctcgtcctcctgctTGACTGACAGTAGCCGAATCTAG